In one Streptomyces marincola genomic region, the following are encoded:
- a CDS encoding SAV2148 family HEPN domain-containing protein, with product MSSSGLELPSGNGGGTAEPEPGAVPVPRPVEIGADLEWSAQDWSEVRTRVERAGRAYVWLNLVEQRLRSVVAAVLRPVYEPVHGAEWEVAAAGPTGQEWVQRAAALREVSRRKGHLLDPADDTVLAFLTLPQLRELMVQHWPCFAPYLDNRREVELTLDELEVARSAVNRNRGLSRAVLEQAERGCARLLRLLDSGAPPSAGRLPADAVEHLVGDRFTDVAGVHPDRVRLQRQLPAEELFGGARRLDAVGIGLGLLVQNYPGRRLVRLAEAGCRIRLLFLNPASGAMRRRERELGLKRGELGRSVETNILHMRRVRGRVHDPQAFEIHVFDDTPRFSAYFVDADGPDGVAVVQSYLRRSRGMETPALVLRRAGRDIVQREDAAGDGELSLYETYREEFEFAWENSRPVS from the coding sequence GTGAGCTCTTCGGGGCTGGAGCTGCCCTCGGGAAACGGGGGTGGGACCGCCGAGCCAGAACCCGGGGCGGTGCCGGTGCCACGACCCGTGGAGATCGGGGCCGACCTGGAGTGGAGCGCCCAGGACTGGTCGGAGGTGCGCACCCGCGTGGAGCGGGCGGGACGCGCGTACGTGTGGCTGAACCTCGTGGAGCAGCGGCTGCGGTCGGTGGTGGCCGCGGTGCTGCGCCCGGTGTACGAGCCGGTGCACGGCGCGGAGTGGGAGGTCGCCGCCGCGGGGCCGACCGGGCAGGAGTGGGTGCAGCGGGCCGCCGCCCTCAGGGAGGTCAGCCGCCGCAAGGGGCATCTGCTCGATCCAGCCGACGACACGGTGCTCGCCTTCCTCACCCTTCCGCAACTGCGTGAACTCATGGTGCAGCACTGGCCCTGCTTCGCGCCGTATTTGGACAACCGACGCGAGGTCGAGCTGACGCTCGACGAGCTTGAGGTGGCGCGCAGCGCCGTCAACCGCAACCGCGGCCTGAGCCGCGCCGTGCTCGAACAGGCGGAACGCGGCTGCGCCCGGCTGCTGCGGCTGCTCGACTCGGGGGCGCCGCCCTCGGCGGGGCGGCTGCCGGCCGACGCGGTGGAGCACCTGGTCGGCGACCGGTTCACCGACGTGGCCGGGGTGCACCCGGACCGGGTCAGGCTCCAGCGGCAGTTGCCCGCCGAAGAGCTGTTCGGCGGCGCGCGGCGCCTGGACGCCGTGGGCATAGGGCTCGGGCTGCTCGTGCAGAACTACCCGGGGCGGCGCCTGGTGCGCCTGGCCGAGGCGGGCTGCCGCATCCGGCTGCTGTTCCTCAACCCGGCCAGCGGGGCGATGCGCCGCCGCGAGCGCGAGCTGGGGCTCAAGCGCGGCGAACTGGGACGTTCGGTCGAGACGAACATCCTCCACATGCGCCGCGTGCGCGGCCGGGTGCACGACCCGCAGGCGTTCGAGATCCACGTCTTCGACGACACACCGAGGTTCTCCGCCTACTTCGTGGACGCGGACGGGCCCGACGGGGTCGCGGTCGTGCAGTCGTACCTCAGGCGCAGCCGCGGCATGGAGACGCCCGCGCTCGTGCTGCGCCGCGCCGGGCGGGACATAGTGCAGCGCGAGGACGCGGCGGGCGACGGGGAGCTGAGCCTGTACGAGACGTACCGGGAGGAGTTCGAGTTCGCCTGGGAGAACTCCCGGCCGGTGTCCTGA
- a CDS encoding NAD-dependent epimerase/dehydratase family protein, with amino-acid sequence MSTRKLLILGGTGFVGRVMAGEAVARGWDVTVFNRGRAAPPPGVTALRGERTSAGGLAALAAGEWDHVVDTWSGAPSAVRAAADLLAGRAGHFSYISSRSVYTFPPAAGAAEDAPLVDGSPDAEATDYRSDKRGGELAARAAFGAERALLVRCGLVLGPQENVGRLPWWLTRIARGGPVLAPGPRDLPLQYVDARDLAAWTLDAAARGLSGPFDVVSPPGHTTMGELLGACVRVTGSGAELRWTDPDTVLAAGIAPWTQLPVWLPPGPEHAGLHASDVSKALAAGLRCRPVGETVEDTWRWLSAPGGVTLKPGRSAVGLDPAVEARVLGLG; translated from the coding sequence ATGAGCACAAGGAAACTGCTGATCCTGGGCGGTACCGGCTTCGTGGGACGCGTCATGGCCGGGGAGGCCGTGGCGCGCGGCTGGGACGTGACCGTCTTCAACCGGGGGCGTGCCGCGCCGCCGCCCGGCGTCACCGCGCTGCGGGGCGAACGGACCTCGGCCGGCGGCCTGGCGGCGCTCGCCGCGGGGGAGTGGGACCACGTCGTCGACACCTGGAGCGGCGCGCCGTCCGCCGTGCGGGCGGCGGCCGACCTGCTCGCGGGCCGGGCCGGCCACTTCTCCTACATCTCCAGCCGCTCCGTCTACACCTTCCCGCCGGCCGCGGGCGCCGCCGAGGACGCTCCGCTGGTGGACGGCTCGCCCGACGCGGAGGCGACCGACTACCGGAGCGACAAGCGGGGCGGGGAGCTGGCCGCGCGGGCGGCGTTCGGCGCGGAGCGCGCCCTCCTCGTCCGCTGCGGCCTCGTCCTGGGCCCGCAGGAGAACGTCGGCAGGCTGCCGTGGTGGCTGACCAGGATCGCCCGCGGCGGCCCGGTGCTCGCGCCCGGCCCGCGCGACCTGCCGCTCCAGTACGTGGACGCCCGCGACCTCGCGGCCTGGACGCTCGACGCGGCGGCGCGCGGCCTGTCGGGCCCGTTCGACGTGGTGAGCCCGCCAGGACACACCACGATGGGGGAACTCCTCGGCGCCTGCGTGCGGGTGACCGGTTCCGGCGCGGAACTGCGCTGGACGGACCCGGACACGGTGCTCGCGGCCGGGATCGCCCCGTGGACGCAGCTGCCGGTGTGGCTGCCGCCGGGCCCGGAGCACGCGGGGCTGCACGCCTCCGACGTGTCCAAGGCCCTGGCCGCCGGCCTGCGCTGCCGCCCGGTCGGGGAGACCGTCGAGGACACCTGGCGGTGGCTGTCGGCGCCCGGCGGCGTCACCCTCAAGCCGGGCCGCTCAGCGGTCGGTCTCGACCCGGCCGTCGAGGCCCGGGTGCTCGGCCTGGGCTGA
- a CDS encoding rhodanese-like domain-containing protein → MPPTPRTPQAPQRYPTIDGHLAAVRRTLDRLGPREALAAVREGAVLVDTRPQFQREASGTVPGALIIERNHLEWRCDPASGASVPEAGHRNVRWIVFCDAGYASSLAAASLRAIGLPRATDLVGGFQAWRRAGLPVTPPRAGAGRPSSAQAEHPGLDGRVETDR, encoded by the coding sequence GTGCCCCCGACGCCCCGAACCCCCCAGGCGCCCCAGCGTTACCCGACGATCGACGGGCACCTGGCCGCGGTGCGCCGCACCCTCGACCGGCTCGGCCCCCGCGAGGCGCTGGCCGCGGTGCGCGAGGGCGCCGTTCTGGTGGACACCAGGCCGCAGTTCCAGCGCGAGGCGTCGGGCACGGTCCCCGGCGCGCTGATCATCGAGCGCAACCACCTGGAGTGGCGCTGCGACCCGGCGAGCGGCGCCTCGGTGCCCGAGGCCGGGCACCGGAACGTGCGCTGGATCGTGTTCTGCGACGCGGGATACGCCTCCTCGCTCGCCGCGGCCTCCCTGCGCGCGATCGGACTGCCGCGCGCGACGGACCTGGTCGGCGGGTTCCAGGCGTGGCGGCGCGCCGGCCTCCCGGTCACGCCGCCCCGGGCGGGCGCGGGGCGGCCGTCGTCAGCCCAGGCCGAGCACCCGGGCCTCGACGGCCGGGTCGAGACCGACCGCTGA
- a CDS encoding cysteine dioxygenase: MSAPAPAAVPATTGLPAPLGPQLLARTVRRFAARPQEWRPRVAFTSPDRFYLRLARTAAYEVWLLTWLPGQGTEIHDHGGSAGAFGVVEGALREQTFPAAGPRETGLAAGDVRAFGTRYVHRVVNAGGAPAVSIHAYAPALTTQTYYRRDGDGRLAVLRTDAVTG, translated from the coding sequence ATGTCCGCGCCCGCGCCCGCCGCCGTTCCCGCCACCACCGGCCTCCCCGCTCCCCTCGGCCCCCAGCTGCTCGCCCGTACCGTCCGCCGCTTCGCCGCCCGCCCCCAGGAGTGGCGCCCGCGGGTCGCCTTCACCTCACCCGACCGCTTCTACCTGCGCCTGGCCAGGACGGCGGCGTACGAGGTGTGGCTGCTGACCTGGCTGCCGGGGCAGGGCACCGAGATCCACGACCACGGCGGTTCCGCCGGCGCGTTCGGCGTCGTCGAGGGAGCGCTGAGGGAGCAGACCTTCCCCGCCGCCGGGCCGCGCGAGACCGGTCTTGCCGCGGGGGACGTGCGCGCCTTCGGGACGCGGTACGTCCACCGCGTGGTGAACGCGGGCGGCGCGCCGGCCGTCAGCATCCACGCCTACGCGCCCGCCCTCACGACGCAGACCTACTACCGGCGGGACGGGGACGGGCGGCTCGCGGTCCTGCGGACCGACGCCGTGACCGGCTGA
- a CDS encoding putative leader peptide, producing MSQADFLVARLHVDLRRQASAICAAVR from the coding sequence GTGAGCCAGGCTGACTTTCTCGTAGCGCGCCTGCACGTCGACCTCCGACGGCAGGCCAGCGCCATCTGTGCCGCCGTCCGCTGA
- a CDS encoding winged helix-turn-helix domain-containing protein gives MRHLNALPDLPDLSDVTVTLLPQGTDHTDRTVPLVGYLVLAPAGTQPAQLTELLAAVPRAAPAGPAPAPEPARGPAPADHGIAVDQEERTVTVDGRPLRLTYLEFELLAHLVGHPQRVWTREQLVETIWGYGPVGDQRTVDVHVARLRRKLGAAYRERIVTVRRVGYKYVPPAG, from the coding sequence ATGCGGCACCTCAACGCCCTTCCCGACCTCCCCGACCTGTCCGACGTGACCGTGACGCTCCTCCCGCAGGGGACGGATCACACCGACCGCACCGTTCCGCTCGTGGGCTATCTCGTGCTGGCGCCGGCCGGCACCCAGCCGGCGCAGCTGACGGAGCTGCTCGCCGCCGTTCCCCGCGCGGCACCCGCGGGGCCCGCGCCCGCGCCGGAACCGGCGCGGGGCCCGGCGCCCGCCGACCACGGCATCGCCGTGGACCAGGAGGAGCGGACCGTGACGGTCGACGGCCGACCGCTGCGCCTGACCTACCTCGAATTCGAGCTGCTGGCCCACCTGGTGGGCCACCCGCAACGGGTCTGGACGCGCGAGCAGTTGGTGGAGACCATCTGGGGGTACGGCCCGGTCGGCGATCAGCGCACGGTCGACGTGCACGTGGCGCGCCTGCGCCGCAAGCTGGGCGCCGCCTACCGCGAGCGGATCGTGACGGTCCGCCGGGTGGGCTACAAGTACGTGCCCCCCGCGGGCTGA
- a CDS encoding sirohydrochlorin chelatase, whose amino-acid sequence MSPPPQARPVLLVVAHGSRDPRHAATVAALTARVRALAPGVRVETCFLEFSVPRVGQVLARLHAEGTRDVVAVPLLLSRAFHARTDIPAVLAEQAARLPGLTIRQADVPGPDPLLLGALERRLAEAAPGRSPERWRATGVVLAAAGSTDAGALAAVGGLADRWRLASGRPAVRPAFASAAAPTTADAVRALRADGIRDVAVAPFVIAPGRLPDRVLAGAREAGADLVAPVLGDAPELAGLLLRRWAAAAGAPRAGALAG is encoded by the coding sequence ATGTCCCCACCACCGCAAGCCCGCCCGGTGCTGCTCGTCGTCGCCCACGGCAGCCGCGACCCGCGGCACGCGGCAACCGTCGCCGCGCTGACCGCCCGCGTGCGCGCCCTCGCGCCCGGCGTGCGGGTGGAAACGTGCTTCCTGGAGTTCTCCGTACCGCGCGTGGGACAGGTGCTCGCGCGGCTCCACGCGGAGGGCACGCGCGACGTGGTCGCCGTTCCCCTGCTGCTGTCGCGGGCCTTCCACGCCAGGACCGACATCCCCGCCGTCCTCGCGGAACAGGCCGCCCGCCTGCCAGGACTCACGATCCGGCAGGCCGATGTGCCGGGGCCCGACCCGCTGCTGCTCGGCGCGCTGGAACGGCGCCTCGCCGAGGCCGCGCCCGGCCGCTCCCCCGAGCGGTGGCGCGCCACGGGCGTGGTGCTCGCCGCGGCCGGCTCGACCGACGCCGGCGCCCTGGCGGCGGTCGGCGGCCTCGCCGACCGCTGGCGCCTGGCGTCGGGGCGGCCGGCCGTGCGGCCGGCGTTCGCGTCCGCCGCCGCCCCCACGACGGCGGATGCCGTCCGCGCGCTGCGCGCGGACGGCATCCGTGACGTGGCGGTCGCGCCGTTCGTCATCGCCCCGGGGCGGCTGCCCGACCGCGTCCTGGCCGGCGCCCGCGAGGCGGGCGCCGACCTGGTGGCCCCGGTGCTCGGCGACGCGCCCGAGCTCGCCGGACTGCTGCTGCGCCGCTGGGCGGCGGCGGCCGGCGCGCCCAGGGCGGGGGCGCTGGCGGGCTGA
- a CDS encoding ABC transporter permease — translation MASSEAQRAGTGAATGEAGDLAGLEAGLDALETPASGEQRVPVGRIVLTKVLPPIVAVALVIAVWQLVHLSDLQPDYLLPSPLDVGDEFAEMWRQGTLFDYIWTSVSRGILGFMIAVAVGTPLGLIVARVKLVRAAIGPVLTGLQSLPSIAWVPAAIIWFGLTNGTIYAVVLLGAVPSIANGIVSGVDQIPPLYLRAGRMLGARGLTAVRHVLLPAALPGYLAGLKQGWAFSWRSLMAAELIVQSPSLGTGLGQLMEGFRTMQNMSGVLATIILILVVGVAIDLLFFSPLERRVLRGRGLLARG, via the coding sequence ATGGCCAGCAGTGAGGCACAGCGGGCGGGCACCGGCGCCGCCACCGGGGAGGCGGGCGATCTCGCGGGGCTCGAAGCCGGCCTCGACGCCCTGGAGACCCCCGCGTCGGGCGAGCAGCGCGTGCCGGTCGGCCGCATCGTGCTCACGAAGGTGCTGCCGCCGATCGTGGCCGTCGCCCTGGTGATCGCCGTCTGGCAGCTCGTCCACCTCTCGGACCTCCAGCCGGACTACCTGCTGCCGAGCCCGCTCGACGTCGGGGACGAGTTCGCCGAGATGTGGCGGCAGGGCACGCTGTTCGACTACATCTGGACCAGCGTCTCGCGCGGCATCCTCGGCTTCATGATCGCCGTCGCGGTCGGCACGCCGCTGGGCCTGATCGTGGCCCGCGTCAAGCTCGTGCGGGCGGCGATCGGCCCGGTGCTGACCGGGCTCCAGTCGCTGCCGTCGATCGCGTGGGTGCCGGCGGCCATCATCTGGTTCGGCCTGACCAACGGCACCATCTACGCCGTCGTGCTGCTCGGCGCGGTGCCGTCGATCGCCAACGGCATCGTCTCGGGCGTCGACCAGATCCCGCCCCTGTACCTGCGGGCCGGGCGCATGCTCGGCGCGCGCGGGCTGACCGCTGTCCGGCATGTGCTGCTGCCGGCCGCGCTGCCCGGCTACCTGGCGGGCCTGAAGCAGGGCTGGGCGTTCTCCTGGCGCTCGCTGATGGCGGCCGAGCTGATCGTCCAGTCGCCCAGCCTCGGCACCGGCCTCGGCCAGCTGATGGAGGGCTTCAGGACCATGCAGAACATGTCGGGCGTGCTCGCCACCATCATCCTGATCCTGGTGGTCGGGGTGGCAATCGACCTCCTCTTCTTCTCCCCGCTCGAACGGCGGGTGCTGCGCGGTCGCGGGCTGCTCGCCCGCGGCTGA
- a CDS encoding ABC transporter ATP-binding protein: protein MALALDKPGSDGSTDAGYAVRFDHVSKSFGRPGRQQLVLDDISLDVAPGEFVTLIGASGCGKSTLLNLTAGLDAPSAGTIAVPGGRPALMFQEHALFPWLTAGRNIELALRLRGVPKAERRPEAERLLALVRLQGSYGKRVHELSGGMRQRVALARALAQDSQLLLMDEPFAALDAITRDVLHEELTRIWNETGVSVLFVTHNVREAVRLAQRVILLSSRPGRIVHEWRVDIDQPRRIEDAEVSALSVQITERLREEIRRHGQQ from the coding sequence ATGGCCCTCGCCCTCGACAAGCCCGGCAGCGACGGCAGCACCGACGCCGGGTACGCGGTGCGGTTCGACCACGTGTCCAAGTCGTTCGGCCGCCCCGGCAGGCAGCAGCTCGTGCTCGACGACATCAGTCTCGACGTCGCGCCCGGTGAGTTCGTCACCCTCATCGGGGCCTCTGGCTGCGGCAAGTCCACGCTGCTGAACCTCACGGCCGGTCTCGACGCGCCGTCCGCCGGGACCATCGCGGTCCCCGGCGGGCGCCCGGCCCTGATGTTCCAGGAGCACGCCCTGTTCCCGTGGCTGACCGCGGGACGCAACATCGAACTGGCCCTGCGGCTGCGGGGCGTTCCCAAGGCCGAGCGCAGGCCGGAGGCCGAGCGGCTGCTCGCGCTCGTCCGGCTCCAGGGCTCCTACGGCAAGCGCGTGCACGAGCTGTCCGGCGGCATGCGGCAGCGCGTCGCGCTGGCCCGCGCGCTCGCGCAGGACAGCCAACTGCTGCTGATGGACGAGCCGTTCGCCGCGCTCGACGCCATCACGCGGGACGTGCTGCACGAGGAGCTGACCCGCATCTGGAACGAGACCGGCGTCTCGGTCCTGTTCGTCACGCACAACGTCAGGGAGGCGGTGCGGCTGGCCCAGCGCGTCATCCTGCTGTCCTCGCGGCCCGGGCGCATCGTGCACGAGTGGCGCGTGGACATCGACCAGCCGCGGCGCATCGAGGACGCCGAGGTCTCCGCACTCTCCGTGCAGATCACCGAACGACTCCGGGAGGAGATTCGCCGCCATGGCCAGCAGTGA
- a CDS encoding ABC transporter substrate-binding protein: MTSVRALPARRARRLLSAALSLPLLVGGLAACGYGSEADDDASAPSGENSAGPALSADRVNIGYFANITHATAVVGLQDDGLIRRELGGTEVNTQVFNAGPSAIEALNSGDLDLTFIGPNPAINGWAQSGGESLRIVSGAASGGASLVVDSEAIGSTEDLAGARIATPQLGNTQDVALLNYLADEGFEVNPQDGTGDVEVFRIPNAEIPAAFEGGDIDGAWVPEPTAANLVSRGGETLLDEGELWENGQYVVTHVIASQDFLAEHEDVVEAVVRGVVRTNAWINDNPDEAKERFNAELAALPGGSELPAEVLDPAFENVEFLNDPLAPTLQAGARNAIDAGLLEETDLTGIYDLSVLNRVLAEEGLPEITDDAGLGVE, encoded by the coding sequence ATGACCTCTGTCCGCGCCCTGCCCGCCAGACGCGCCCGCCGCCTGCTGTCGGCCGCCCTGTCCCTGCCCCTGCTCGTCGGCGGCCTGGCCGCCTGCGGCTACGGCTCCGAGGCCGACGACGACGCGTCCGCGCCCTCCGGCGAGAACAGCGCGGGCCCCGCCCTGTCCGCGGACCGCGTGAACATCGGCTACTTCGCCAACATCACCCACGCCACCGCCGTGGTCGGCCTCCAGGACGACGGGTTGATCCGGCGGGAGCTGGGCGGCACCGAGGTGAACACGCAGGTGTTCAACGCCGGCCCCTCGGCCATCGAGGCGCTGAACTCGGGCGACCTCGACCTCACGTTCATCGGCCCCAACCCCGCCATCAACGGCTGGGCCCAGTCCGGCGGCGAGAGCCTGCGCATCGTGTCGGGCGCCGCGTCCGGCGGTGCCTCGCTCGTGGTCGACTCCGAGGCGATCGGGAGCACCGAGGACCTGGCGGGCGCCCGGATCGCCACCCCCCAGCTCGGCAACACCCAGGACGTCGCCCTGCTGAACTACCTGGCCGACGAGGGCTTCGAGGTCAACCCCCAGGACGGGACCGGGGACGTCGAGGTGTTCCGCATCCCCAACGCCGAGATCCCCGCGGCCTTCGAGGGCGGCGACATCGACGGCGCGTGGGTGCCCGAGCCGACCGCCGCCAACCTCGTCAGCCGCGGCGGTGAAACGCTGCTCGACGAGGGCGAGTTGTGGGAGAACGGCCAGTACGTGGTCACGCACGTGATCGCCTCGCAGGACTTCCTGGCCGAGCACGAGGACGTCGTCGAGGCCGTCGTGCGCGGCGTGGTCCGCACCAACGCGTGGATCAACGACAACCCCGATGAGGCCAAGGAGCGGTTCAACGCGGAGCTGGCCGCGCTGCCCGGCGGCAGCGAGCTGCCCGCCGAGGTGCTCGACCCGGCGTTCGAGAACGTGGAGTTCCTCAACGACCCGCTGGCCCCCACCCTCCAGGCCGGCGCGCGGAACGCGATCGACGCCGGACTGCTGGAGGAGACCGACCTGACGGGCATCTACGACCTGTCCGTCCTCAACCGCGTACTGGCCGAGGAAGGGCTGCCCGAGATCACCGACGACGCCGGCCTCGGCGTCGAGTGA
- a CDS encoding sulfate adenylyltransferase subunit 1 has translation MSADTAGVEALYTTALLRFATAGSVDDGKSTLVGRLLHDSKSVLSDQLEAVELASRSRGQEAVDLALLTDGLRAEREQGITIDVAYRYFTTARRRFILADTPGHVQYTRNMVTGASTAELAIILVDARNGVVEQTRRHAAVAALLRVPHVVLAVNKMDLVDYAEPVFADIAEAFTAYASSLGIPEVTAIPISALAGDNVVTPSARMDWYGGPTVLEHLETVPVGHDPAGDPARFPVQYVIRPQTPEHPDFRGYAGRIASGVLRVGQRVVAQPSGRASTVRRIDALGQSVDTAWAPQSVTLELDDDLDISRGDLIVPADGAAHPVRDVAATVCHLHDRPLRPGARVLLKHATRTVRAIVREIPSRLTLADLSQHPEPGELVANDIGRVLLRTSEPLAMDAYAASRATGSFLLIDPADGSTLTAGMAGDAFAGAAAAVTGAPDSDDGWDF, from the coding sequence ATGAGCGCGGACACGGCAGGCGTCGAGGCGCTGTACACCACGGCGCTGCTGCGCTTCGCGACGGCGGGGTCCGTGGACGACGGCAAGTCCACCCTCGTCGGGCGGCTGCTGCACGACTCCAAGTCGGTGCTCAGCGACCAGCTGGAAGCGGTGGAGCTCGCCTCGCGCAGCAGGGGCCAGGAGGCCGTCGACCTGGCGCTGCTCACCGACGGCCTGCGGGCCGAGCGCGAGCAGGGCATCACGATCGACGTGGCCTACCGCTACTTCACCACCGCGCGCCGCCGGTTCATCCTCGCCGACACCCCGGGGCACGTGCAGTACACGCGGAACATGGTGACCGGCGCGTCCACCGCGGAGCTGGCGATCATCCTGGTCGACGCGCGCAACGGCGTGGTCGAGCAGACCCGCAGGCACGCCGCCGTCGCCGCGCTGCTCCGGGTGCCGCACGTCGTGCTCGCCGTCAACAAGATGGATCTCGTCGACTACGCGGAACCAGTGTTCGCCGACATCGCCGAGGCGTTCACGGCCTACGCGTCCTCGCTCGGCATCCCCGAGGTGACCGCCATCCCCATCTCCGCGCTGGCCGGGGACAACGTGGTGACGCCCTCGGCCCGCATGGACTGGTACGGCGGGCCGACCGTTCTCGAACACCTGGAGACGGTGCCGGTCGGCCACGATCCGGCCGGCGACCCGGCCAGGTTTCCCGTGCAGTACGTGATCCGGCCGCAGACGCCGGAGCACCCGGACTTCCGCGGCTACGCGGGCCGCATCGCCTCCGGCGTGCTGCGCGTGGGCCAGCGCGTCGTGGCGCAGCCCTCGGGCCGCGCCAGCACCGTGCGGCGGATCGACGCGCTCGGGCAGTCCGTCGACACCGCCTGGGCGCCCCAGTCGGTGACCCTGGAGCTCGACGACGACCTGGACATCTCCCGCGGCGACCTGATCGTCCCCGCGGACGGCGCGGCGCACCCGGTGCGGGACGTGGCGGCGACGGTGTGCCACCTGCACGACCGCCCGTTGCGGCCCGGCGCGCGCGTGCTGCTCAAGCACGCCACCCGCACGGTGCGCGCGATCGTGCGGGAGATCCCGTCCCGGCTGACGCTGGCCGACCTGTCCCAGCACCCGGAGCCGGGCGAGCTGGTGGCGAACGACATCGGCCGCGTGCTGCTGCGCACGTCCGAGCCCCTGGCGATGGACGCGTACGCCGCGTCGCGCGCCACCGGCTCGTTCCTGCTGATCGACCCGGCCGACGGCTCGACGCTGACCGCGGGCATGGCGGGCGACGCCTTCGCCGGCGCAGCGGCGGCCGTGACCGGCGCGCCCGACTCCGACGACGGGTGGGACTTCTGA
- the cysD gene encoding sulfate adenylyltransferase subunit CysD gives MTVTARRPGTAAGSPYALPHLDVLESEAVHIFREVAGEFERPVILFSGGKDSIVMLHLALKAFAPAPLPFALLHVDTGHNFPEVIAYRDRVVARHGLRLHVASVQEFIDDGRLRERPDGTRNPLQTVPLLHAIDTGRFDAVFGGGRRDEEKARAKERVFSLRDEFGGWDPRRQRPELWDLYNGRHAPGEHVRVFPLSNWTELDVWQYIAREKIEIPEIYYAHEREVFRRDGMWLTAGEWGGPREDEPQERRLVRYRTVGDMSCTGAVDSDAATIEQIIAEIAASRLTERGATRADDKLSEAAMEDRKREGYF, from the coding sequence ATGACTGTGACGGCCAGGCGGCCCGGCACCGCGGCCGGAAGCCCCTACGCCCTGCCCCACCTGGACGTGCTGGAATCCGAGGCGGTGCACATCTTCCGCGAGGTCGCGGGCGAGTTCGAGCGGCCGGTGATCCTGTTCTCCGGCGGCAAGGACTCCATCGTGATGCTGCACCTGGCGCTGAAGGCGTTCGCGCCCGCGCCGCTGCCGTTCGCGCTGCTGCACGTGGACACGGGCCACAACTTCCCCGAGGTCATCGCCTACCGGGACCGCGTCGTCGCGCGGCACGGGCTGCGCCTGCACGTCGCGTCCGTCCAGGAGTTCATCGACGACGGCCGGCTGCGCGAGCGGCCCGACGGCACCCGCAACCCGCTCCAGACGGTGCCGCTGCTGCACGCCATCGACACGGGCCGCTTCGACGCGGTGTTCGGCGGCGGGCGGCGCGACGAGGAGAAGGCGAGAGCCAAGGAGCGGGTGTTCTCGCTGCGCGACGAGTTCGGCGGCTGGGACCCGCGCCGCCAGCGGCCGGAGTTGTGGGACCTGTACAACGGGCGGCACGCGCCGGGCGAGCACGTCCGCGTCTTCCCGCTGTCCAACTGGACCGAGCTGGACGTGTGGCAGTACATCGCGCGGGAGAAGATCGAGATCCCGGAGATCTACTACGCGCACGAACGCGAGGTGTTCCGCCGCGACGGCATGTGGCTGACGGCGGGCGAGTGGGGCGGCCCACGCGAGGACGAGCCGCAGGAGCGGCGCCTGGTGCGCTACCGCACGGTCGGCGACATGTCGTGCACCGGGGCGGTGGACTCGGACGCCGCAACGATCGAGCAGATCATCGCCGAGATCGCGGCCTCGCGGCTGACCGAGCGGGGCGCGACCAGGGCCGACGACAAGCTGTCCGAGGCCGCCATGGAGGACCGCAAGCGCGAGGGGTACTTCTGA
- the cysC gene encoding adenylyl-sulfate kinase — translation MNATGQGATIWLTGLPSAGKTTIARALATRLTGEGHRVEVLDGDEIREFLSAGLGFSRADRHTNVQRIGFVAQLLAAHGVKALVPVIAPYADSREAVRKRHQAAGTAYVEVHVATPVEICSERDVKGLYAKQAAGELSGLTGVDDPYEIPADPDLRIAAHEQTVEDSATALHALLRDRGLL, via the coding sequence ATGAACGCGACAGGGCAGGGCGCCACCATCTGGCTCACCGGCCTGCCCAGCGCCGGCAAAACGACGATCGCCCGGGCGCTGGCCACCCGGCTCACCGGCGAGGGCCACCGGGTCGAGGTGCTCGACGGGGACGAGATCCGCGAGTTCCTGTCCGCGGGGCTCGGCTTCTCCCGCGCGGACCGGCACACCAACGTGCAGCGCATCGGCTTCGTCGCCCAACTGCTCGCCGCGCACGGCGTGAAGGCGCTCGTGCCGGTGATCGCCCCCTACGCCGACAGCCGCGAGGCGGTGCGCAAACGCCACCAGGCCGCGGGCACCGCCTACGTCGAGGTGCACGTCGCCACCCCCGTCGAGATCTGCTCGGAACGGGACGTGAAGGGCCTGTACGCCAAACAGGCCGCGGGCGAACTCAGCGGTCTCACCGGCGTGGACGACCCGTACGAGATCCCGGCCGACCCCGACCTGCGGATCGCCGCCCACGAGCAGACCGTCGAGGACTCCGCCACCGCGCTGCACGCGCTGCTGCGCGACCGGGGGCTGCTGTGA